A window from Deltaproteobacteria bacterium encodes these proteins:
- a CDS encoding polyribonucleotide nucleotidyltransferase has translation MSNVFSADFAGRNISVKANYVAGQADGAVLVTYGDTVVLVTAVSLTAVRQGVDFLPLTVEYQEMTYAAGKIPGGFFKREGRANERETLMSRVIDRSLRPLFPKGYCSETQVIASVLSADNDNGSDVAAMLGASVALEISNIPFKGPIAGVRVGRVEGAFVCNPSAEAMGKSELDLFLVGRKVTPGTDGRDFDVNLVMLEGGAQEVAEDVIVDAINFGLENLRPVILLQDRMRAEIGKEKRIFTEATLDSEVLARVSDLALAGLKDAFSTPQKQARYTKLAEIKELVIKAMASADGALEAAAAKALDKLERQVLREMIIKEKRRVDGRSSTDIRPISSEVGLLPRTHGSALFTRGETQALAVLTLGTGSDEQRMDYVSGEERRTFMLHYNFPPYSVGEAKFLRGPGRREIGHGALARRALLPILPSKEEFPYTIRIVSEILSSNGSSSMASVCGGCLALMDAGVPVHGVVAGIAMGLLKEGNEVVVLSDILGDEDHAGDMDFKVCGTNKGITAMQMDIKIDGLNENILRTALNQARDGRIFILGKVCETLAAPKPDISKYAPRITTVKVRPDKVRDVIGSGGKNIRHIISETGVTIDVEDDGTVTIASSDAEAALRAVQMVKWLTEDAEIGKIYSGTVKKVVDFGAFVEIMPGTEGLVHISQLAKERVNKVTDILNEGDVVMVKVLEIDKQGKIRLSRKDALGADDK, from the coding sequence ATGAGTAATGTATTCAGTGCGGACTTTGCGGGGAGAAACATTTCCGTAAAGGCGAATTATGTGGCCGGACAGGCCGACGGGGCAGTGCTGGTGACCTATGGTGACACAGTGGTGCTGGTCACGGCAGTGTCTTTAACGGCTGTCCGGCAGGGTGTTGATTTCCTGCCTCTGACCGTGGAGTATCAGGAGATGACCTATGCCGCAGGAAAGATTCCGGGCGGCTTTTTTAAAAGGGAAGGCCGTGCCAACGAACGGGAAACATTGATGTCCCGCGTAATTGACCGTTCCCTGCGGCCCCTTTTTCCCAAAGGGTATTGTTCGGAGACCCAGGTTATCGCCTCGGTGCTTTCCGCCGATAACGATAACGGTTCCGATGTAGCAGCCATGCTGGGCGCTTCCGTCGCCCTGGAAATATCGAACATCCCTTTCAAGGGGCCCATTGCGGGAGTGCGCGTCGGGCGGGTGGAAGGAGCTTTTGTCTGTAATCCCTCGGCCGAGGCCATGGGGAAAAGCGAACTTGATCTTTTCCTCGTAGGCAGAAAGGTTACGCCCGGCACGGACGGACGGGATTTTGACGTCAACCTGGTCATGCTCGAGGGAGGCGCTCAGGAGGTAGCAGAGGATGTGATCGTAGATGCCATCAACTTCGGCCTGGAGAATCTGCGGCCGGTTATTTTGCTTCAGGACCGGATGCGCGCGGAGATCGGAAAAGAGAAGCGCATCTTTACCGAGGCGACGCTCGACAGCGAAGTTTTGGCCAGGGTCTCCGACCTGGCCCTCGCCGGTTTAAAAGATGCCTTCAGTACGCCGCAGAAACAGGCACGCTACACGAAACTGGCGGAGATCAAAGAACTGGTCATTAAGGCCATGGCGTCGGCCGACGGCGCCCTGGAAGCCGCGGCGGCCAAGGCCCTGGATAAACTGGAGCGGCAGGTGCTGCGGGAAATGATAATCAAGGAGAAGAGAAGGGTTGATGGCCGGTCCAGTACCGATATCAGACCCATCAGTTCCGAGGTGGGACTGTTGCCAAGGACGCATGGTTCGGCCCTTTTCACGCGCGGCGAAACACAGGCCCTTGCTGTCTTGACATTGGGCACCGGGTCCGACGAACAGCGCATGGACTATGTGAGCGGTGAGGAGCGGCGCACCTTCATGTTGCACTATAATTTCCCCCCCTATTCGGTGGGTGAGGCCAAATTCCTGCGCGGACCGGGACGCAGAGAAATCGGCCATGGCGCACTGGCGAGAAGGGCCTTATTGCCCATCCTGCCTTCCAAAGAAGAATTTCCCTACACCATCCGGATTGTCTCGGAAATCCTTTCCTCCAACGGGTCGTCATCAATGGCCTCGGTATGCGGCGGTTGCCTGGCCCTGATGGATGCCGGCGTTCCGGTGCACGGTGTGGTGGCCGGCATTGCCATGGGCTTGCTGAAAGAGGGCAACGAAGTGGTGGTTCTTTCCGACATCCTGGGCGATGAAGATCACGCCGGTGATATGGATTTCAAGGTCTGCGGCACCAATAAAGGGATCACGGCCATGCAGATGGACATCAAGATTGACGGTCTGAATGAAAATATTCTCCGCACCGCTCTTAACCAGGCGCGTGACGGCCGGATTTTTATTCTCGGCAAGGTTTGTGAAACCCTTGCGGCTCCCAAGCCCGACATATCCAAATATGCCCCCCGCATTACGACGGTTAAGGTTAGACCGGACAAGGTTCGGGATGTGATCGGCTCCGGCGGCAAGAATATTCGCCACATTATCAGTGAAACGGGGGTGACCATTGATGTGGAGGATGACGGCACGGTGACGATTGCCTCCAGTGACGCCGAGGCGGCCCTCCGTGCGGTACAGATGGTCAAGTGGTTGACGGAGGATGCGGAGATAGGCAAGATTTACTCCGGTACGGTCAAGAAGGTGGTTGATTTCGGGGCCTTCGTGGAGATTATGCCCGGCACGGAAGGTCTGGTTCATATTTCTCAACTCGCCAAGGAACGGGTCAATAAAGTCACCGATATCTTGAACGAAGGTGACGTGGTGATGGTCAAGGTCCTGGAGATAGATAAACAGGGCAAGATCCGCCTGAGCAGAAAGGATGCTTTGGGAGCTGATGATAAATAA
- the rpsO gene encoding 30S ribosomal protein S15, whose protein sequence is MLDADRRAEIMAKFRLHETDTGSPEVQVALLSAKIGYLTEHFKIHKKDHHSRRGLLKLVGQRRRLLDYMKNKDLERYRSVIARLGLRK, encoded by the coding sequence GTGTTGGATGCGGATAGAAGAGCGGAGATTATGGCCAAGTTTCGATTGCATGAAACAGATACGGGCTCTCCCGAAGTGCAGGTTGCGCTCCTGAGCGCCAAGATAGGGTATCTGACGGAACATTTCAAGATACACAAGAAAGATCATCATTCCCGGAGAGGCCTTTTAAAGCTGGTTGGGCAGAGAAGAAGACTGCTTGATTACATGAAGAACAAGGATCTGGAAAGATACCGAAGTGTCATTGCGCGACTGGGGCTCCGGAAGTAG
- the truB gene encoding tRNA pseudouridine(55) synthase TruB: MNGIIVIDKPAGKTSHAVVQDVKKILGAKKVGHTGTLDPLATGVLPVCINEGTKLAQFFNLDRKEYRATVLLGVTTDTYDVDGKIIAEASPSVDRVDIARALLSLVGTRQQVPPPYSAVKHQGQPLYKWARKGINIVSPPRTIEISRVVLEEVTLPYVTFNVACSKGTYIRSLCLEIGEMLGCGACLAGLRRTKSGHFSEGEAVALAGMVEPGRKEALAAHLIPLGDALPHLPVITVDKQLAEKIRQGYQPVFDSLFPDHIPFLAAGDVLRLKQERHLVAIARMLHQSDNLPALAGQERAVEILRVFNSE; the protein is encoded by the coding sequence ATGAACGGCATCATTGTCATTGATAAACCGGCAGGGAAGACGTCGCACGCTGTAGTTCAGGACGTCAAAAAAATCCTGGGTGCGAAAAAGGTGGGACATACAGGCACACTGGACCCTTTAGCCACCGGAGTGCTGCCCGTCTGCATCAACGAGGGGACCAAACTGGCCCAGTTTTTCAACCTGGACCGGAAGGAATACCGGGCCACCGTGCTGCTGGGTGTGACTACGGACACCTACGATGTGGATGGGAAAATAATTGCGGAAGCAAGCCCCAGTGTGGACAGGGTGGATATTGCCCGGGCGCTGCTTTCCCTTGTTGGAACAAGGCAGCAGGTCCCGCCTCCCTACTCGGCCGTTAAGCATCAAGGGCAGCCGCTTTACAAATGGGCCAGGAAGGGGATAAACATTGTTTCGCCGCCCAGGACTATCGAGATTTCCCGCGTTGTCCTGGAGGAGGTTACTTTACCCTATGTGACCTTTAATGTGGCCTGTTCCAAGGGGACATATATCCGTTCCCTGTGTCTGGAAATTGGGGAAATGCTGGGGTGTGGGGCCTGTCTCGCCGGATTGCGGCGGACAAAAAGCGGCCATTTTTCAGAAGGGGAGGCCGTTGCTTTAGCCGGGATGGTAGAGCCGGGCAGAAAAGAAGCGCTGGCGGCGCATCTGATCCCCTTGGGCGACGCCTTGCCGCATTTGCCGGTGATAACGGTGGACAAGCAGTTGGCGGAAAAAATCAGGCAGGGATATCAGCCGGTCTTTGATAGTTTGTTTCCTGATCATATTCCTTTTCTTGCGGCCGGAGATGTGCTAAGGTTAAAGCAAGAACGTCACCTCGTCGCCATTGCGAGGATGCTTCACCAGTCCGATAATTTGCCGGCACTGGCGGGTCAGGAAAGGGCGGTTGAGATACTGAGGGTGTTCAATAGCGAGTGA
- a CDS encoding bifunctional oligoribonuclease/PAP phosphatase NrnA yields MLPRIIELIAQYETFLITSHVRLDGDAVGSELALYHTLRGLGKEALIYNQDQTPESYRFLPGAGSIVQNLRDPGKYDVVFVLDCSDLKRIGAPAAAIGGMPRIINIDHHVSNGGFCEVVYIDREASSTGELIYRLIRQMGAPVTKDVANNLYAAIMTDMGGFCYRNTKNQTLLAAANLVENGADPQWLSENIYDNGPLERIRLLTKSLATLTLDLDGKVGSMVVSRASLAATGAQSEHTEGFVDILRTIKEVQVSILYLELEENDYKLSFRSKGQTNVEQVARRFGGGGHTNAAACQISGPLADIQRQVIDALSTVL; encoded by the coding sequence ATGCTGCCCCGGATAATTGAGTTGATCGCCCAATACGAGACCTTCCTCATTACCTCGCATGTCAGGCTGGATGGGGACGCTGTGGGCTCGGAATTGGCGCTTTATCACACGCTACGCGGTTTGGGCAAAGAAGCCCTGATCTATAATCAGGATCAAACGCCCGAGAGCTATCGGTTTTTACCGGGAGCTGGCAGCATTGTGCAAAATCTCCGGGACCCCGGAAAATACGATGTTGTTTTCGTGCTGGATTGCAGCGATCTGAAGCGGATTGGCGCACCGGCCGCGGCAATCGGTGGGATGCCGCGGATCATCAATATAGATCATCATGTTTCCAACGGAGGGTTCTGCGAGGTGGTTTACATAGATCGCGAAGCCAGCTCCACGGGAGAGCTGATCTACCGCCTGATCAGGCAAATGGGTGCCCCGGTTACAAAGGATGTGGCCAATAATCTGTATGCCGCCATTATGACCGATATGGGCGGTTTCTGCTACCGGAATACGAAAAATCAAACTCTCCTAGCCGCCGCTAATCTCGTGGAAAATGGGGCGGACCCCCAATGGCTTTCGGAAAATATTTATGACAATGGCCCGTTGGAAAGGATCAGGCTGCTGACAAAATCGCTCGCGACCCTGACCCTCGATCTGGACGGCAAGGTAGGCTCCATGGTTGTTTCTCGCGCGTCCCTGGCCGCCACGGGAGCCCAATCCGAGCATACCGAAGGTTTTGTTGATATCCTGCGTACCATCAAAGAAGTCCAGGTATCAATTCTCTATCTGGAGCTGGAGGAGAATGATTATAAGCTGAGTTTCCGTTCGAAAGGGCAAACCAATGTGGAGCAAGTTGCCCGGCGCTTCGGCGGCGGGGGACACACGAACGCGGCGGCCTGTCAGATCAGCGGTCCCCTCGCAGACATCCAGCGACAGGTGATAGATGCTCTTAGTACGGTGCTATGA
- the rbfA gene encoding 30S ribosome-binding factor RbfA, giving the protein MRKAGTANYKRSDRVGDLIKVELADIIFRQIKDPRIGIVTITGVKMTDDLKLARIYFVEMGQDTCAPATQNGLDQAKGFLKRELGKRLKIRHIPDLIFTPDESFAYGSRIEKLLAEIGEQDAAPDN; this is encoded by the coding sequence ATGAGGAAGGCAGGTACTGCTAACTATAAAAGGTCCGACCGGGTTGGCGATCTCATCAAGGTGGAGCTCGCGGATATAATTTTCCGGCAGATCAAAGATCCGCGGATCGGCATTGTGACCATAACGGGCGTCAAGATGACTGACGATCTGAAGCTGGCCAGGATTTATTTTGTGGAAATGGGCCAGGATACCTGTGCCCCGGCAACCCAAAATGGTCTCGATCAGGCGAAGGGCTTCCTGAAGCGTGAGCTCGGCAAACGACTGAAAATCCGCCATATACCGGATCTCATCTTTACGCCCGATGAATCATTTGCCTATGGCAGCCGCATTGAAAAACTGCTGGCCGAGATTGGAGAGCAAGATGCTGCCCCGGATAATTGA